Proteins encoded together in one Nostoc sp. PCC 7524 window:
- the lgt gene encoding prolipoprotein diacylglyceryl transferase encodes MALNISVLPLAFVFTSPGPILVEIGPITIRWYGLLIACAVLIGVSLSQYLAKRRNVNPELLSDLSIWLVISAIPAARLYYVLFEWSEYAQNPGRIIAIWQGGIAIHGAIIGGTLATLIFAKLKRISFWQLADLVAPSLILGQAIGRWGNFFNSEAFGRPTNLPWKLYIPPERRPPELANFEYFHPTFLYESLWDLMVFTLLITLFFRGLTGKLRLRVGTLFMVYLIAYSLGRFWIEGLRTDSLMLGPLRIAQVVSLTGIALGLAGLAWLYLRQRPLPDVVSPVKEE; translated from the coding sequence ATGGCACTGAATATTTCTGTTTTGCCTTTGGCGTTTGTTTTCACTTCTCCTGGCCCTATTTTGGTGGAAATAGGGCCAATTACTATCCGTTGGTATGGCTTACTAATTGCCTGTGCCGTACTCATCGGTGTTAGTCTTTCCCAATATTTGGCAAAGCGCCGCAACGTTAATCCGGAATTGTTGAGTGATTTATCAATTTGGTTGGTGATCAGTGCAATTCCCGCCGCGCGGCTTTATTATGTATTGTTTGAGTGGTCAGAATATGCTCAGAATCCAGGACGAATTATAGCTATCTGGCAAGGTGGTATTGCTATTCATGGAGCAATTATCGGCGGTACTTTGGCAACGTTAATTTTTGCCAAGTTGAAGCGAATTTCTTTTTGGCAATTAGCAGATTTAGTAGCTCCTTCGCTGATTTTAGGTCAAGCGATCGGGCGTTGGGGTAATTTCTTCAACTCTGAAGCTTTTGGTCGTCCTACCAATTTACCCTGGAAATTGTACATTCCACCAGAACGCCGTCCTCCAGAGTTAGCCAATTTTGAATATTTTCATCCCACCTTCCTCTATGAATCGCTGTGGGATTTAATGGTGTTTACCCTGCTCATAACGTTATTCTTTCGAGGTTTAACAGGGAAATTACGCCTGCGGGTAGGTACATTATTTATGGTGTACTTAATAGCTTACAGCTTAGGACGTTTTTGGATTGAGGGACTTCGCACTGATAGCTTGATGCTGGGGCCGCTGCGAATTGCACAAGTTGTCAGCCTCACTGGCATTGCTTTAGGATTAGCTGGTTTAGCCTGGCTCTATCTTCGTCAGCGCCCTTTACCTGATGTAGTTTCGCCTGTGAAAGAGGAGTAG
- the cobM gene encoding precorrin-4 C(11)-methyltransferase, with translation MKAHQNLIEPKVYIVGAGPGDPDLLTLKAQKLLAMADVILFADSLIPEQLLQFCREDAEIIRTADKTLEEILPLMMERVRSQHKSVVRLQSGDPSLYSATHEQMQLLAEANIPFEVIPGISAFQAAAASLKVELTVPSLVQTIILTRISGRTEVPVKEELASLAAHQASLCLYLSARHVENAQAKLLQHYPADTPVAICFRLGWADEKIRVVPLEQMADCTQQENLIRTTLYVISPALSQTSGRSRLYHPEYSRLFRPGED, from the coding sequence ATGAAAGCTCATCAAAATCTCATAGAACCGAAAGTTTATATTGTGGGAGCAGGCCCTGGAGATCCCGATTTACTCACGCTTAAAGCTCAAAAGTTGCTGGCTATGGCTGATGTGATTTTATTCGCTGATTCTCTAATTCCTGAACAGCTTTTGCAGTTTTGTCGAGAAGATGCAGAAATTATTCGCACTGCTGATAAGACTTTAGAAGAAATTCTACCTTTAATGATGGAACGGGTGCGATCGCAGCACAAATCTGTAGTCCGTCTGCAATCAGGTGATCCTAGTCTCTACAGTGCTACACACGAACAAATGCAGCTACTAGCCGAGGCTAATATCCCGTTTGAAGTTATCCCAGGTATTAGTGCTTTTCAAGCCGCAGCCGCCTCGCTAAAAGTAGAGTTGACTGTCCCCAGTTTAGTACAGACTATCATCCTGACGCGCATCAGTGGACGGACGGAAGTCCCAGTAAAGGAAGAATTAGCCTCTTTAGCAGCCCATCAAGCTAGCCTGTGTTTATATCTGAGTGCGCGTCATGTAGAAAATGCCCAAGCCAAATTATTGCAACACTACCCAGCCGATACCCCCGTAGCAATATGTTTTCGTTTGGGATGGGCGGATGAAAAAATTAGGGTTGTACCTCTTGAGCAAATGGCAGACTGTACTCAGCAAGAAAATCTGATTCGTACCACACTTTATGTAATTAGTCCAGCATTATCCCAAACTAGCGGGCGATCGCGTCTTTATCATCCTGAGTATAGTCGCTTATTTCGTCCAGGGGAGGATTAG
- a CDS encoding phenylpyruvate tautomerase MIF-related protein, protein MPLIKVQTSVSAPAKGEVEAMLKSLSAKLAKHLGKPESYVMTAFEAAVPMTFAGTTEPVCYIEIKSIGTMKPNQTEAMSQDFCQQINQSLGVPQNRIYIEFADATGAMWGWNGSTFG, encoded by the coding sequence ATGCCTTTAATTAAAGTACAAACTTCTGTATCTGCGCCTGCAAAGGGTGAAGTTGAGGCTATGTTAAAAAGCCTCTCAGCTAAGTTAGCCAAGCATCTAGGTAAGCCTGAATCTTATGTGATGACTGCGTTTGAAGCGGCAGTTCCCATGACTTTTGCTGGGACTACAGAACCCGTTTGTTATATTGAAATTAAGAGCATTGGCACAATGAAGCCTAATCAAACTGAGGCAATGAGTCAAGATTTTTGCCAACAAATTAATCAAAGTTTGGGAGTACCGCAAAATCGTATTTATATCGAGTTTGCTGATGCTACGGGGGCAATGTGGGGCTGGAATGGCTCTACTTTTGGTTGA
- the coaD gene encoding pantetheine-phosphate adenylyltransferase — MIAIYPGSFDPVTLGHLDIIQRGSRLFDHVVVAVLRNPNKIPLFSVQQRLEQIRLATRHLSNVEVDSFDGLTVNYAQQRKAQVLLRGLRAISDFEVELQMAHTNKTLSTQIETVFLATSNEYSFLSSSVVKEIARFGGSVDHLVPPQIALDIYKCYNHNYPIANPIATETIPQSTSTESPPKKFPKQET, encoded by the coding sequence GTGATTGCCATTTATCCAGGTAGCTTTGATCCGGTAACTTTGGGACACCTTGATATTATTCAGCGTGGTAGTCGGCTGTTTGATCATGTGGTCGTGGCTGTACTACGAAACCCAAATAAGATACCACTGTTTAGCGTACAGCAACGCTTAGAACAAATTCGTCTAGCCACAAGACATCTATCTAACGTAGAAGTAGATAGCTTTGATGGTTTAACTGTCAATTATGCCCAGCAACGAAAAGCACAAGTTTTGTTACGGGGTCTACGGGCTATTTCTGATTTTGAAGTAGAACTACAGATGGCGCATACTAATAAAACACTTTCTACCCAAATCGAAACAGTTTTTTTAGCAACATCAAATGAGTATAGTTTTTTAAGTAGTAGTGTGGTAAAAGAGATTGCAAGATTTGGTGGTTCTGTCGATCATCTTGTCCCCCCGCAAATAGCCTTAGATATATACAAATGCTACAACCACAACTATCCCATAGCGAACCCAATCGCAACGGAAACTATCCCCCAGAGTACGTCAACGGAATCTCCCCCGAAGAAATTCCCCAAACAGGAAACGTAG
- a CDS encoding PEP-CTERM sorting domain-containing protein — MTIANSAQAIGLIDFSSPDWEKFGDVTTPGQGSANMSNAFLGTEFIISDDEDGSEAFNYSGQRPIEALFSPDLQTSLGLPETALDVDDDNLAWEGSAIRGSVTVGAGDVLRFKWNFRTNEGQPSEPAFPDFAFFLVGNQVIKLADFTDATETSLPFFRETGFREYTFAQAGTYTIAFGVVDIGDYLVSSALEIQDARIEPIPEPLTILGVMTGVTFGTVMRRKFGTPKKKIN, encoded by the coding sequence ATGACAATAGCTAATTCTGCCCAAGCTATTGGGCTAATAGACTTCAGTAGCCCAGACTGGGAAAAGTTTGGTGATGTTACTACCCCCGGTCAAGGTAGTGCCAATATGTCCAATGCTTTTCTTGGGACAGAGTTCATAATTTCTGATGATGAAGATGGTTCGGAGGCTTTTAACTATTCCGGTCAGCGTCCAATTGAAGCACTTTTTTCTCCAGATTTACAAACCTCTCTAGGCTTACCTGAAACTGCTTTAGATGTTGATGATGATAATTTGGCGTGGGAAGGGTCTGCAATTAGAGGTAGTGTAACCGTCGGTGCTGGGGATGTTTTACGCTTTAAATGGAATTTTCGCACTAACGAAGGTCAACCTAGCGAGCCTGCTTTTCCAGATTTTGCCTTCTTTTTGGTTGGTAATCAAGTAATTAAACTAGCTGACTTTACAGATGCAACCGAAACATCGTTGCCTTTCTTTCGGGAAACAGGATTTCGTGAATATACCTTTGCTCAAGCCGGAACTTACACTATCGCTTTCGGTGTTGTAGATATAGGTGATTATTTAGTTTCTTCCGCACTGGAAATTCAAGATGCCAGAATAGAACCGATACCTGAACCATTAACTATCTTGGGTGTAATGACTGGCGTAACTTTCGGTACAGTGATGCGACGGAAATTTGGTACGCCTAAGAAGAAAATCAACTAA
- a CDS encoding DivIVA domain-containing protein has protein sequence MLQPQLSHSEPNRNGNYPPEYVNGISPEEIPQTGNVDIQQELDRLEEIILSSFRIPLTGRTLIDEEKLLEQLDYIRVSLPSFFQEATVILEQKNEILLEAEEYGQQLVDAAQAKRAQILAESDIIRQAQQEAEQLRRQVQQECEAMMKETLAEIEQKRRACQQELEEMRQTAIAQAQEIENGADEYADHVLEGIEQDLKDMLRVITNGRQQIRVDSQSQRNSHSQKKK, from the coding sequence ATGCTACAACCACAACTATCCCATAGCGAACCCAATCGCAACGGAAACTATCCCCCAGAGTACGTCAACGGAATCTCCCCCGAAGAAATTCCCCAAACAGGAAACGTAGATATTCAGCAGGAACTTGATCGTCTAGAAGAAATCATCCTGTCTAGTTTCCGCATTCCTCTGACGGGGCGTACATTAATAGATGAAGAAAAATTATTAGAACAGCTAGATTATATTAGGGTTTCTTTACCTTCATTTTTTCAGGAAGCAACTGTCATCCTGGAGCAAAAAAATGAAATTCTTTTGGAAGCTGAAGAATACGGACAGCAATTAGTTGATGCTGCACAAGCCAAAAGAGCGCAAATTTTGGCGGAGAGCGATATCATCAGGCAAGCACAACAAGAAGCTGAACAACTACGCCGACAAGTGCAGCAAGAGTGTGAGGCGATGATGAAAGAAACCCTCGCAGAGATTGAACAGAAACGGCGGGCTTGTCAACAAGAATTAGAAGAAATGCGACAAACTGCGATCGCTCAAGCTCAAGAAATAGAAAATGGTGCTGATGAATATGCTGATCATGTCTTAGAAGGTATCGAACAAGACTTAAAAGATATGCTGCGAGTGATTACCAACGGACGGCAACAAATCAGAGTAGATAGCCAATCACAGCGCAATTCACATTCTCAAAAAAAGAAGTAA